Proteins encoded in a region of the Salvelinus sp. IW2-2015 linkage group LG27, ASM291031v2, whole genome shotgun sequence genome:
- the LOC139023162 gene encoding zinc finger CCCH domain-containing protein 13-like, giving the protein MTGRFQWRIGESRLLVGQYLLSNQAQAKTDSTRDRQQQRQTAPETGNTRDRQHQRPTEPETDSTRDRQHQRQTAPRQAAAAETDTAQIPTEPRDRQQPETDSTRDRQHQRQASSRDRQHQRRQPETETRDQQNQRQTAPETDSTRNRQQQRGSTRDRQQQRPQQQRQVAPETGSTRERQHQRQADQRQAAPERQHQRQTAAETGSTRDRQHQRQAAQRQAAAETDSTRDRQHQRPTAPETGSTRDRQHPRQTAPETDSTRDRQHQRQAAPETGSTRDRQHKKQAAETERTRDRQHQKHTAAERQTQRPTAPETDSTRDRQHQSQAAPETGSTREAAPERQHQRQAAAETDSTRDRQHQRGSNQRQAAPETGSTETDSTRDRQQQRRQHQRGSTREVAPETGSTRDGQHQRRAAPETGSTREAAPETDSTREGSTRDRQHQRQTRQTAPETDSTRDRQHQRQAAQRQTAPEKAAAEADSTRDRQHQRQAAPETNRTRDRQHQKQTAPETDSSREAAPETDSSRYRQQQRQAEPETGSTRDRQHQRQAAPERQHQRQTAAETGSTRDRQHQRRQHQRQAAPRPTAPETDSTRDRQHPRQTAPETDSTRNRQHPRQAAPETGSTKETGSTRDRQHQRQAAARDRQTQRQTAPETDSTRDRQHQRPTAPETNSTRDRQHQRQAAPEDRQQQRQAAPETDSTRDRQQQRQAAPETGSTRDRQQQAAVPQLLLI; this is encoded by the exons ATGACAG GCAGGTTCCAGTGGAGGATTGGAGAAAGCAGATTGTTGGTGGGGCAATACCTGCTCAGTAATCAGGCTCAGGCCAAG ACAGACAgcaccagagacagacagcagcagagacagacagcaccagagACAGGCAACACCAGAGACAGGCAGCACCAGAGACCAAcagaaccagagacagacagcaccagagacagacagcaccagagacagacagcaccaagacaggcagcagcagcagagacagacacagcccAGATACCAACAGAaccaagagacagacagcaaccagagacagacagcaccagagacagacagcaccagagacaggcaagcagcagagacagacagcaccagagaagacagccagagacagagaccagagaccaacagaaccagagacagacagcaccagaAACAGACAGCACCAgaaacagacagcagcagagaggCAGCACCAGAGACCGACAGCAGCAGAGACCGCAACAGCAGAGACAGGTAGCACCAGAGACAGGTAGCACCAGAGAACGGCAGCACCAGAGACAGGCAGACCAGAGACAAGCAGCACCAGAGAGGCAgcaccagagacagacagcagcagagacaggcagcaccagagacaggcagcaccagagacaggcagcacagaggcaggcagcagcagagacCGACAGCACCAGAGACAGGCAGCACCAGAGACCGACAGCACCAGAGACAGGCAGCACCCGAGACAGACAGCACCCGAGACAGACAGCACCCGAAACAGACAGCACCCGAGACAGGCAGCACCAGAGACAGGCAGCACCAGAGACAGGCAGTACCAGAGACCGACAGCACAAGAAACAGGCAGCAGAGACAGAACgcaccagagacagacagcaccagaAACATACAGCAGCAGAGAGGCAGACCCAGAGACCGACAgcaccagagacagacagcaccagagACAGGCAGCACCAGAGCCAGGCAGCACCAGAGACGGGCAGCACCAGAGAGGCAGCACCAGAGAGACAGCACCAGAGACAGGCAGCAGCAGAGACCGACAGCACCAGAGACAGGCAGCACCAGAGAGGCAGCAACCAGAGACAGGCAGCACCAGAGACAGGCAGCACAGAGACTGACAGCACCAGAGACAGGCAGCAGCAGAGAAGGCAGCACCAGAGAGGCAGCACCAGAGAGGTAGCACCAGAGACGGGCAGCACCAGAGACGGGCAGCACCAGAGACGGGCAGCACCAGAAACGGGCAGCACCAGAGAGGCAgcaccagagacagacagcaccagagaaggcagcaccagagacaggcagcaccagagacagaca agacagacagcaccagagacagacagcaccagagacagacagcaccagagacaggcagcacagagacagacagcaccagagaaggcagcagcagaagcagacagcaccagagacagacagcaccagagACAGGCAGCACCAGAGACCAAcagaaccagagacagacagcaccagaAACAGACAGCACCAgaaacagacagcagcagagaggCAGCACCAGAGACTGACAGCAGCAGATACCGACAACAGCAGAGACAG GCAGAACCAGAGACAGGCAGCACCAGAGACAGGCAGCACCAGAGACAAGCAGCACCAGAGAGGCAgcaccagagacagacagcagcagagacaggcaGCACCAGAGACAGGCAGCACCAGAGACGGCAGCACCAGAGGCAGGCAGCACCGAGACCGACAgcaccagagacagacagcaccagagACAGGCAGCACCCGAGACAGACAGCACCCGAGACAGACAGCACCCGAAACAGACAGCACCCGAGACAGGCAGCACCAGAGACAGGCAGCACAAAAGAGACAGGCAgtaccagagacagacagcaccagagACAGGCAGCAGCAAGAGaccgacagacacagagacagacagcaccagagacagacagcaccagagACAGGCAGCACCAGAGACCGACAGCACCAGAGACGAACAgcaccagagacagacagcaccagagACAGGCAGCACCAGAAGAccgacagcagcagagacaggcagcaccagagacagacagcaccagagaccgacagcagcagagacaggcaGCACCAGAGACAGGCAGCACCAGAGACCGACAGCAGCAGGCTGCAGTTCCCCAGCtattattaatataa